The genome window CCTAATGTCTTATGTATTTCAATTGCTGCACCAATAATTTTTTCTGTTACCTGATTTATTTCCATGTTTTCTCTGTTCCTCTGCGTCTCTGCGGTGAATAGTTACTAAAATATCAACCTTCAAATTCTCTTTTAATAAATTAATAATATTCCCTGGATTTCCCTTTTCAAGGTTAATTTCAGGATTATATGGAATAATAGCAAGTATTGGCACTTTAGATAATGTCTGGATTATTTGAGGATTTGTCTTTTCAACTATCGTCGCCTCATCTTCTTTAAACATATTTATCACTACCCCAAAAATCCGAATTCCTTGTGATTGAGCCTGTTTGATAGTTAATAAGGTATGGTTTATCGTGCCTAAGGAAGGTTTAGCTACGATTAAAATAGGCAGGTCTAAATCCTTGATTAAATCTATCATCAGGTAATTATCTTTAATCGGAACTAATATCCCACCCGTACCCTCAACTATAACTATATCATACCTTGATTTTAATTCACGGTAGGAGGCGAGAATTTTTTCAATATCTATTTTTACGCCCGTTATTTGACTTGCGACTAATGGTGCGACCGCAGGTTCTAAGCAGTAAGGATTTAACAATTTAACATCTTCCACAATCCCGGAGGTTTTAATCATCAACTCTAAATCCTGAGAGATAAGTTTTCCCTCTCTTTTAACCGCTCCGGTCTGGATAGGTTTCATCACACCTACTTTTAACCCTTTTTCTCTAAACAGCCCGGCTAACCCCGCCGCAATTA of bacterium contains these proteins:
- the bioD gene encoding dethiobiotin synthase, with the translated sequence MVKGLFVTGTDTEVGKTVIAAGLAGLFREKGLKVGVMKPIQTGAVKREGKLISQDLELMIKTSGIVEDVKLLNPYCLEPAVAPLVASQITGVKIDIEKILASYRELKSRYDIVIVEGTGGILVPIKDNYLMIDLIKDLDLPILIVAKPSLGTINHTLLTIKQAQSQGIRIFGVVINMFKEDEATIVEKTNPQIIQTLSKVPILAIIPYNPEINLEKGNPGNIINLLKENLKVDILVTIHRRDAEEQRKHGNKSGNRKNYWCSN